The DNA sequence AAAGAAAGCTATACATGTTCTATTATCAAGTGTACCCAACTTCCATGAATGAGTACCACCCTCGCCAATTTCCTTATCGCTCACAGATCCATTTTTCTTCTGAAGAGAAACACAAGGACCGAGGGCTCCACAAATTTTCAAATCTTTTGTGGTTACCAGATCAATagttgcatcaaaacacatttTTAAGCTCCCATCATCGTCAAGTCTAAAAATGTGACGAAGGCATTTTCTAAATTGGTCAGACTCAAACGACTCCCCTAACATCAGGAATCCACCTGATCTCTCAACAGGAACTCTCAACTCTGCTGCTCCTACTTGATCAAGAGAACAAGCAAACAGATCAAGAACAATAGATGAAGATAACAACCTTAAACATATCTGTTTGTAGAAATCACACGACTTTCTGTATAAGGTTGCATGACCACTATCCAGATCTCGGTGATTTCTAATGGCATTTACAAAATCCGAGTTAACAATCATTCCTGGGCCTATAGTTGCAGGACCAGACGTGAAAACCATTATACGAGAACCTGTGGTGACTAAGCATCCTTCCAAAAGTCCGACCGCAACTGATATTGCAACGCCTGTGCAGCGTCGAGGACGATAACCTCGCATGGTATGTGGTGTAGAACGGAGATCATCAATGGCTGCAGTAAGACTGAACTCACATTCAGATAATGGTAACAGAAACCCCTGTTTTTCAGTAGCACGTGGCCTTCCAAGTTGTTGCTTCATGTTCTGGATTCCAAGAAATTGTTTGGTCTGTAAACAAAGGAAACATTGTAAATCTGAAGTAAATGAAACTACGCAGGTGACTCGTATACCAGAAAGAATACCACAAAGAAGCTAGTTGATGTATCTTATATTTCTGTACACGAGATTTGTAATTGCAAGTTATTAAGtacattttataaaattaataaagtAATAACACCaaaataaatttagttaaaaCTACTATTATCAATGTCTTAACTGGAATATGATGTGTCACAACTGAAATGAAGAATCCAATAAGCTGGCACAAAAAAAAACTATAAATGCGATGCATAAATAAATAACAAACCTCAGATAGTATATATTTTCTACTAACAAAAGATCTACAAATCCTTACAGGTAGGTTCATGTGAATAAAACCAACAAAGCAATCAGAGAATAAGGTATGAACTTTTACGAGACTTGCATACTGTTCACATAGCTTGGATGGATTTAATtttcattacatcattttataATGCATCTATCATTTAtctaaataatttcaaaaaataaatGAATTTTATATCTAATTTGCCCTGAAAAGAATAAGCATGGATTGTTTGAACTATTTTTTTTCTTCCATGGAACAAGAGGATTCCATCACAGCATACAAGCAAAGGCTTATGGTTTTGTACAGTTGGACATATTAGTCGCTTCAGTTGGATATCTATTCTTATACATCAAGTGAAGAAGGAATTAGCTAAAAAGTGATAGTTAAAATATGCAACAAAAATTTAAACATGGACTAGCTTTTACATGACATTGATTCAATTATTTAGTGAATTAACCTCAAATTTTCCTTAACAAACAATAATCACACACATATCAAAACTATCATAAAATCGACAACCTACATAGCAACTTTAAATGTACCTCATCAGACGAGACATGGCGCTCTCCATTAAACAAAACAACTCTCAAACAATCCGTAAACCCAAGATCATAAACCCGAACAAAAGAATCAAACACAATCAACCCCACCAACACATTATCCGGCAACTGAGAAACCACAAGCAAAATCTCATTCCTAAGCGCTCTCAACTCCTCATCCCCTGAACTCCCATCCAAAACAAACACAAATGCCGGCCCAACCCCACCTCCACTCCCACCCCCTCTCCCCTCCACACCACTCAACGAACCCGACGAATACGACCCACTCAACGACCCCAAAGAACTCTCCTTACTCAACCCTACATTACTCAAACTCAAATTCCCCTTACTACCCAACTGATACTCAACCGTACTATATGTCGGAAAAAGCTCAGCTGGAATATTATCCTCCCCTATACCAACATAAGACCTCGGAAACACATTCTTTTGATAACAAAAAGGGCAAACCCAAATTCTACTACGATAATCGACACGAGCATACGGGTTCAAAATAGCATTACATTGATTACAACTAACAGGATCATAATGTAGTAAAGGAAGCTCATTAAATTGCATCAATGGAGTACACATAATTGATAAAGGAACAACTAAAGCATTCGATTCAGATTTCGATACTGGCCATGAATTCCAAGCCCATCTCAAGCCTTCCATGGCTTCTAATTCGATGAAATCCATGTGGGTTTGCGTTGAATTGGATTAAAAATGGCTAATTTTGGAGATTTTTACATGGGATTTTAGGGTTTTGTGGTGATTTGGGGATTAGGGTTTACGGGTCTTTTTGTAAAATTGGATCTGGGTTCGGGTTCATTTCGGGTCGGGATCATTAGTTAGTGTGTATTGTTGTAGATGAAGTACAAGTAGAGAGGGATTGGATCAGTGGAACAGagtgaatgaagaaagtga is a window from the Apium graveolens cultivar Ventura chromosome 1, ASM990537v1, whole genome shotgun sequence genome containing:
- the LOC141676225 gene encoding protein transport protein SEC23 G, which codes for MDFIELEAMEGLRWAWNSWPVSKSESNALVVPLSIMCTPLMQFNELPLLHYDPVSCNQCNAILNPYARVDYRSRIWVCPFCYQKNVFPRSYVGIGEDNIPAELFPTYSTVEYQLGSKGNLSLSNVGLSKESSLGSLSGSYSSGSLSGVEGRGGGSGGGVGPAFVFVLDGSSGDEELRALRNEILLVVSQLPDNVLVGLIVFDSFVRVYDLGFTDCLRVVLFNGERHVSSDETKQFLGIQNMKQQLGRPRATEKQGFLLPLSECEFSLTAAIDDLRSTPHTMRGYRPRRCTGVAISVAVGLLEGCLVTTGSRIMVFTSGPATIGPGMIVNSDFVNAIRNHRDLDSGHATLYRKSCDFYKQICLRLLSSSIVLDLFACSLDQVGAAELRVPVERSGGFLMLGESFESDQFRKCLRHIFRLDDDGSLKMCFDATIDLVTTKDLKICGALGPCVSLQKKNGSVSDKEIGEGGTHSWKLGTLDNRTCIAFFFKVGGEQMPQPSSAFFIQFITCYRHGNMGLRKRVTTVARRWVGSQSADIDAGFDQEAAASVMARLAVQEAGRRYYPDVVKWLDTMLIRFASKFGDYVSEDPSSFRLASNFSLFPQFMYYLRRSQFIDVFNCSPDETAFFRLMLNREGVVGSVIMIQPTLFQYSFDGPPVPVLLDVCSVSPDVILLFDSYFCVVIHYGSKIAQWKKLGYDKDPNHESFRKLLEAPELDAEQLVADRYPVPKLVKCDQHSSQARFLLAKLNPSVTQNSTYSDGLELILTDDVSLQVFIEHLQTLAVQG